A genomic region of Serratia fonticola contains the following coding sequences:
- the iolC gene encoding bifunctional 5-dehydro-2-deoxygluconokinase/5-dehydro-2-deoxyphosphogluconate aldolase yields MATQQKRLDVICLGRIAVDFYAQQIGSRLEDASTFSKYLGGSSGNVAYGTAIQGLKSGMLARVGDEHMGRFLREELQRVGADTQCLITDKQRLTGLVILGIKDQETFPLIFYRENCADMALTPEDIDENYIASSRSLAITGTHLSHPNTRAAVLKALEYARRHGLRTALDIDYRPVLWGLTSLGDGETRFVESKKVTNELQEVLHHFDLIVGTEEEFHIAGGSTDTLTALKNVRQVTQATLVCKRGAQGCSVFEGDIPASWQPVKLHSGVRVEVLNVLGAGDAFMSGLLRGYLNDEGWDQACRYANACGALVVSRHGCAPAMPTKLELDDYLQREKDVKRPDRDTRLNHLHRVTTRKRQWPELCVFAFDHRKQLADMAQEAGVSTDRIPQLKNLLLAAAQAAADEAGLHGNSGILADTTYGQAALNTITGQGWWIGRPVELPSSRPLRLEHGNIGSQLIDWPQEHVVKCLVFYHPHDAEALRQEQDELILDVYRGCCKSGHELLLEVILPENVADKKEHYYLDIMEHFYQLGIQPDWWKLPPLSATNWQKVGELIEAHDPFCRGVLILGLDSPEATLKAGFAAAADAPWVKGFAVGRTIFGTASRLWLQDKIDDAALIEQVKQKYLTLIGFWRLYRPQSRSHIDHT; encoded by the coding sequence ATGGCTACACAACAAAAGCGGCTTGATGTCATTTGCCTTGGGCGCATCGCTGTCGATTTCTACGCTCAACAGATCGGTTCACGCCTTGAAGATGCCAGCACATTCTCTAAATATCTTGGCGGTTCTTCCGGCAACGTGGCTTATGGCACGGCGATCCAAGGGTTGAAATCGGGCATGCTGGCCCGCGTAGGAGATGAACACATGGGGCGCTTCTTGCGTGAAGAGCTCCAGCGCGTAGGGGCCGACACACAATGTCTGATTACCGACAAACAGCGTCTGACTGGCCTGGTGATCCTGGGTATTAAAGATCAGGAGACCTTTCCACTGATTTTCTATCGTGAGAATTGCGCCGATATGGCACTCACTCCTGAAGATATTGATGAAAACTACATCGCGTCATCCCGATCTCTGGCAATCACCGGCACGCATCTTTCCCACCCCAATACCCGCGCCGCGGTGCTGAAAGCGTTGGAATATGCCCGCCGCCATGGATTACGTACCGCCCTGGATATCGATTACCGGCCGGTACTATGGGGGTTAACCTCTTTAGGCGATGGGGAAACGCGCTTCGTTGAGTCGAAAAAGGTGACGAACGAACTACAGGAAGTCTTACACCATTTCGATCTGATCGTCGGTACTGAAGAAGAGTTCCATATCGCTGGTGGTAGTACCGATACGCTGACAGCACTCAAAAATGTACGTCAGGTGACTCAGGCAACGCTGGTATGCAAACGAGGTGCGCAAGGGTGTTCGGTGTTTGAAGGGGATATCCCGGCAAGCTGGCAGCCGGTCAAATTGCACTCTGGCGTACGCGTTGAAGTTCTGAACGTACTCGGCGCGGGTGATGCCTTTATGTCTGGCCTGCTGCGCGGTTATCTTAATGATGAAGGCTGGGATCAGGCATGCCGCTATGCCAATGCCTGCGGAGCACTGGTCGTCTCTCGTCACGGTTGCGCACCGGCTATGCCAACCAAACTCGAGCTGGACGACTATCTGCAGCGTGAAAAGGACGTGAAACGCCCGGATCGTGATACACGTCTGAACCATCTGCATCGCGTCACCACACGCAAACGGCAGTGGCCTGAACTGTGTGTATTTGCTTTCGACCATCGCAAACAATTGGCAGACATGGCTCAGGAAGCCGGGGTCAGTACAGATCGGATCCCTCAGTTAAAAAACCTGCTGTTGGCTGCGGCTCAAGCCGCAGCAGACGAGGCGGGGTTGCATGGCAATAGCGGTATTCTGGCGGATACCACCTACGGCCAGGCCGCATTGAACACCATTACCGGCCAAGGTTGGTGGATAGGCCGCCCGGTTGAATTACCCAGTTCACGCCCCCTGCGGTTGGAACACGGTAATATTGGTTCGCAACTGATCGATTGGCCGCAAGAACACGTGGTAAAATGCCTGGTGTTCTACCATCCGCACGATGCCGAAGCTCTGCGCCAAGAGCAGGACGAACTGATCCTTGATGTTTATCGCGGCTGCTGCAAATCTGGCCATGAGCTCTTGCTAGAGGTGATTTTGCCAGAGAACGTTGCCGACAAAAAAGAGCATTACTATCTGGACATCATGGAACACTTCTACCAATTGGGTATACAACCAGATTGGTGGAAACTGCCGCCGCTGAGTGCAACAAACTGGCAGAAAGTGGGCGAGTTGATTGAAGCCCATGATCCCTTCTGCCGCGGCGTGCTGATTCTCGGATTAGATTCCCCAGAAGCGACGCTGAAGGCCGGTTTTGCCGCTGCCGCAGATGCCCCTTGGGTAAAAGGATTCGCGGTTGGTCGTACCATTTTCGGCACAGCATCACGCCTTTGGTTGCAGGATAAAATAGATGACGCAGCATTAATCGAACAAGTGAAACAGAAATACCTGACACTGATCGGTTTCTGGCGGCTGTACCGCCCACAATCCAGGTCTCATATCGACCACACTTAA
- a CDS encoding GNAT family N-acetyltransferase, with product MSEIVVRHVESKDAEALHQLFSHPAVYRDTLQLPLPSQAMWQQRIADVKPGTYNLVACIDGLVVGQLFVELIQRIRRRHVATFGISVDARYHGKGVGSALMKAMIDICDNWGAIERIELTVFTDNLGAIALYRKFGFEIEGTSRRYAFRDGELVDAYHMARFRTP from the coding sequence ATGAGTGAGATAGTAGTGCGTCATGTAGAAAGTAAAGATGCTGAAGCCTTGCACCAACTATTCTCACATCCTGCCGTTTACCGTGACACGCTACAACTACCGCTACCGTCCCAAGCGATGTGGCAACAACGCATCGCCGATGTGAAACCCGGGACTTATAACCTGGTCGCCTGCATTGATGGCCTTGTGGTAGGGCAATTGTTTGTTGAGCTCATCCAGCGCATACGCCGCCGCCATGTAGCCACCTTTGGCATCAGTGTGGACGCACGTTATCACGGTAAAGGCGTCGGTAGTGCGCTCATGAAGGCCATGATCGATATCTGTGACAACTGGGGAGCTATTGAGCGTATCGAATTAACGGTGTTCACCGACAATCTGGGCGCCATCGCGCTGTACCGCAAGTTCGGTTTTGAGATTGAAGGCACCAGCCGCCGTTACGCCTTCCGTGACGGTGAGTTAGTTGATGCCTATCACATGGCCCGTTTCAGAACCCCGTAA
- a CDS encoding pirin family protein, with translation MIYLRKAQERGHANHGWLDSWHTFSFANYYDPDFMGFSALRVINEDVIDPGQGFGTHPHKDMEILTYVLSGTVEHQDSMGNKEQINAGEFQIMSAGTGVRHSEYNANNDRPLHLYQIWIIPDQVGLEPRYEQRMFDAPQGRQLVLSPDAREGSLKVFQDMTLSRWALKKDEQSVYPIQAERRVWIQVVHGNVSINGHKAGTSDALAIWDETALSIHADEDSEILLFDLPPV, from the coding sequence ATGATTTATTTACGCAAAGCACAAGAGCGCGGTCATGCCAATCATGGTTGGCTGGACAGCTGGCATACCTTCTCATTTGCCAATTATTACGATCCCGACTTTATGGGGTTCTCGGCACTGCGGGTGATAAACGAAGACGTTATCGATCCGGGCCAGGGGTTCGGTACTCATCCCCACAAAGACATGGAAATCCTGACCTATGTACTTAGCGGTACGGTAGAACATCAGGATAGTATGGGTAATAAAGAGCAGATTAATGCCGGTGAGTTTCAGATCATGAGTGCTGGCACCGGTGTGCGTCACTCAGAGTACAATGCTAACAACGATCGTCCATTGCATCTTTACCAGATTTGGATTATTCCAGATCAGGTCGGCCTGGAACCACGTTATGAGCAGCGTATGTTTGATGCGCCACAGGGTCGTCAACTGGTACTGTCACCGGATGCCCGTGAAGGTTCGCTGAAGGTGTTCCAGGATATGACTTTGTCGCGCTGGGCGCTGAAAAAAGATGAGCAGTCTGTTTATCCTATCCAGGCAGAGCGGCGCGTCTGGATCCAGGTGGTTCACGGTAATGTATCGATCAACGGCCACAAAGCCGGTACTAGCGATGCGTTAGCGATATGGGATGAGACTGCATTGTCTATCCATGCCGACGAAGACAGCGAAATTTTACTGTTCGATCTGCCTCCAGTGTAA
- the gntR gene encoding gluconate operon transcriptional repressor GntR: MKKKRPVLQDVADQVGVTKMTVSRYLRNPDQVSAALQQKIAVALDELGYIPNRAPDILSNATSRAIGVLLPSLTNQVFAEVLRGIESVTDAHNYQTMLAHYGYLPEREEERLTSLFSYNIDGLILSERHHTPRTLKMIEVAGIPVVELMDCVSPCIDLAVGFNNFEAARQMTQQIIARGHRHVVYFGARQDERTIIKQQGYEQAMRESGLETYSIMTARSSSYSAGGEMLREAQRDYPQIDSIFCTNDDLAIGAAFECQRQGLSIPQDMAIAGFHGHDIGQVMVPKLASVLTPREHMGQIAAERLLARLRGDTVSPRMVDVGFTVAPGGSI; encoded by the coding sequence ATGAAGAAAAAACGGCCGGTGCTTCAAGATGTTGCAGATCAGGTTGGCGTCACTAAGATGACGGTGAGCCGCTATTTGCGCAATCCCGATCAGGTTTCTGCTGCTTTGCAGCAAAAAATTGCGGTAGCGCTGGACGAACTTGGCTACATTCCCAACCGTGCGCCGGATATTCTTTCCAATGCCACCAGCCGTGCCATTGGTGTGTTGCTACCGTCGCTGACCAATCAGGTTTTCGCCGAAGTGTTACGAGGTATTGAGAGCGTCACCGATGCCCACAACTACCAGACCATGTTGGCGCACTACGGTTATTTGCCAGAGCGTGAAGAAGAGCGCCTCACGTCGCTGTTTTCTTACAATATAGATGGGCTGATCCTGTCTGAACGCCACCATACGCCACGCACGTTGAAGATGATCGAAGTTGCGGGGATCCCGGTAGTCGAATTGATGGATTGCGTTTCACCTTGTATCGACCTGGCTGTAGGGTTCAACAACTTTGAGGCGGCCCGTCAGATGACGCAGCAAATCATCGCGCGTGGACATCGTCATGTGGTGTACTTTGGCGCACGTCAGGATGAGCGTACCATTATCAAACAGCAAGGCTACGAGCAGGCTATGCGTGAGTCGGGCCTGGAAACCTATAGCATCATGACGGCGCGTTCCTCTTCCTATTCTGCTGGGGGGGAGATGTTGCGCGAGGCACAGCGAGATTACCCGCAGATCGACAGTATCTTTTGTACCAACGACGATCTGGCGATCGGTGCTGCGTTTGAATGCCAGCGCCAGGGATTGTCGATCCCGCAGGATATGGCCATTGCCGGTTTCCATGGCCATGATATTGGCCAGGTGATGGTACCTAAGCTGGCCAGTGTGCTGACTCCGCGTGAGCATATGGGGCAGATCGCTGCGGAACGGTTGTTGGCCCGCCTGCGTGGGGACACGGTTTCTCCGCGCATGGTGGACGTTGGTTTTACCGTGGCACCTGGCGGTAGCATATAA
- the iolE gene encoding myo-inosose-2 dehydratase has translation MNKDNVKLAIAPIGWTNDDMPELGKENTFQQCVSEMALAGFTGSEVGSKYPRDPKVLKPMLDIRGIQICNAWFSTFFADGQKEKTIDEFVNHMNFLHAMGAKVIGCSEQSQSIQGTTKAVFEEKPYFNDEEWQRVAEGYNELAKIAAGKGMQVCLHHHMGTGIQTTEEIDRYMSMVNDDVYLLFDTGHAYYSEGSQQAMLAILEKYLPRINHVHLKDVRDDVVAEVKANSLSFLDGVKKGAFTVPGDGVIDFRPVFKLLDERGYKGWMVVEAEQDPALANPFEYALKARRYIRETAGL, from the coding sequence ATGAACAAAGACAACGTAAAACTGGCAATCGCCCCGATTGGCTGGACGAATGACGATATGCCGGAGTTAGGAAAAGAGAACACGTTCCAGCAGTGCGTCAGTGAAATGGCGCTGGCAGGTTTTACCGGCAGCGAAGTAGGCAGCAAATATCCGCGCGATCCCAAGGTGTTGAAACCGATGCTGGATATCCGGGGTATTCAGATCTGTAACGCCTGGTTCAGCACTTTCTTTGCTGATGGTCAGAAAGAAAAAACTATCGATGAGTTCGTAAACCACATGAACTTCCTGCATGCCATGGGGGCAAAAGTCATCGGTTGCTCAGAGCAGAGCCAAAGCATCCAGGGTACCACCAAGGCGGTATTTGAAGAGAAGCCGTACTTCAACGATGAAGAATGGCAGCGCGTAGCGGAAGGGTATAACGAATTGGCAAAAATTGCCGCAGGTAAGGGGATGCAGGTCTGCTTACACCACCATATGGGAACCGGTATCCAGACAACGGAAGAGATTGACCGCTATATGAGCATGGTGAACGATGATGTTTACCTGCTGTTTGATACTGGCCACGCGTATTACTCCGAAGGCAGCCAGCAGGCCATGCTGGCGATTCTGGAAAAATACCTTCCTCGTATTAATCATGTGCATTTGAAAGATGTACGTGATGATGTGGTGGCCGAGGTCAAGGCCAACAGTTTGAGTTTTCTGGATGGGGTGAAAAAAGGCGCCTTCACCGTGCCAGGGGATGGGGTGATCGATTTTCGGCCGGTATTTAAGCTGCTGGACGAGCGTGGCTACAAGGGGTGGATGGTCGTAGAAGCAGAGCAGGATCCGGCGCTGGCCAATCCCTTTGAATATGCCTTGAAGGCTCGCCGCTATATCCGTGAGACGGCCGGGCTTTAA
- a CDS encoding Gfo/Idh/MocA family protein: MTLNIGVIGTGAIGRDHIRRCTKVLQGSRIVAVNDIDRDSAAKVVTDLKLDAKVYDNGHDLINSADVQAVLVTSWGPSHEEFVLAAIAAGKPVFCEKPLAVTAQGCKNIVEAEAKQGKRLVQVGFMRPYDQGYRALKQVLTSGQIGEPLMLHCAHRNPRVGEAYTTDMAITDTLIHELDVLRWLLDDDYVSVQVVFPRKSSKALAHLRDPQIVLMETAKGTRIDVEIFVNCQYGYDIQCEVVGEMGIAKLPEPASVQMRSSAKLSTEILTDWKDRFIDAYDVELQAFINDVLAGKLTGPSAWDGYAAAVAADACIAAQRSGDVVPVSLPARPGFYGK, encoded by the coding sequence ATGACATTGAATATTGGGGTTATTGGTACAGGAGCTATCGGTAGGGATCACATTCGCCGCTGCACTAAAGTGCTTCAGGGGAGCCGAATTGTGGCGGTTAATGATATTGACCGGGACAGTGCCGCCAAGGTTGTCACTGACTTGAAGTTGGATGCCAAGGTCTATGACAACGGCCACGATCTGATCAATTCCGCAGATGTACAAGCGGTGCTGGTTACCTCATGGGGGCCGAGTCATGAAGAATTCGTTCTTGCCGCGATCGCGGCAGGTAAACCGGTATTTTGTGAAAAACCGTTGGCAGTAACGGCACAAGGTTGCAAAAACATTGTGGAGGCCGAAGCCAAGCAGGGTAAACGGCTGGTGCAGGTCGGCTTTATGCGCCCTTATGATCAAGGATATCGGGCACTGAAGCAGGTGTTGACCAGCGGCCAGATTGGTGAACCGTTGATGTTGCACTGCGCGCATCGTAACCCAAGGGTTGGCGAAGCTTACACCACGGATATGGCCATTACCGATACGCTCATTCATGAGTTAGACGTGTTGCGTTGGTTGCTGGATGACGATTATGTCTCGGTGCAGGTTGTGTTCCCGCGTAAAAGCAGCAAAGCGCTTGCGCATTTGCGAGATCCTCAGATTGTGCTGATGGAAACGGCCAAGGGCACCCGTATTGATGTCGAAATCTTTGTTAACTGCCAATACGGTTATGACATTCAGTGTGAAGTGGTAGGAGAAATGGGGATTGCCAAGTTGCCTGAACCCGCCTCGGTGCAAATGCGCAGCAGCGCCAAACTTTCTACCGAGATCCTGACCGATTGGAAAGATCGGTTTATTGATGCCTATGACGTTGAGCTGCAAGCTTTTATCAACGATGTGCTAGCCGGAAAACTGACGGGCCCCTCTGCCTGGGATGGTTATGCTGCTGCAGTGGCGGCCGATGCCTGTATTGCCGCGCAACGTAGTGGTGATGTCGTGCCGGTCTCATTGCCTGCGCGCCCAGGATTCTACGGCAAATAA
- a CDS encoding sugar phosphate isomerase/epimerase family protein, translating into MKIAFDVDVIKDLGITKMVEQVADWGYKYIEQSPHPQINPFYKHPKAGREVITEYQRVLKATGVELSSFIVVYRWSGPGEDRRQAAVKNWRRMIEIAVEMGVQVINTELAGNPNEPEICEELWYKSMEELLPIIEREGIRIEIQSHPWDFCELSNETADMVKSLRSDNVTYLYSVPHTFYYDKGRGDVANMLRYAGDDLSHVLIADTMNHTRHCRYIVNPPGVDAAVHQHVAIGEGEVDFDSLFQTLRDMAFASRTFKVGGESIICTSLFGYPEKMKAQAVATRERIEKELLGK; encoded by the coding sequence ATGAAAATCGCTTTTGACGTTGATGTGATTAAAGACTTGGGTATCACCAAGATGGTCGAGCAGGTGGCGGATTGGGGCTATAAGTATATCGAACAGTCACCGCACCCGCAGATCAACCCATTCTATAAACATCCCAAAGCGGGTCGTGAAGTGATAACGGAATATCAGCGTGTGCTGAAAGCGACCGGAGTGGAACTCTCTTCCTTTATCGTGGTGTATCGCTGGTCTGGCCCAGGAGAAGATCGCCGTCAGGCAGCAGTCAAAAACTGGCGTCGGATGATTGAAATCGCGGTCGAGATGGGGGTTCAGGTTATCAATACCGAACTGGCAGGTAACCCGAACGAGCCCGAGATCTGTGAGGAGCTGTGGTACAAATCGATGGAGGAGCTGTTGCCTATCATTGAACGTGAAGGTATTCGCATCGAGATCCAGTCTCATCCTTGGGATTTCTGTGAGCTAAGCAATGAAACCGCCGATATGGTGAAATCTTTGCGCAGCGACAATGTGACCTATCTCTACAGCGTTCCCCACACCTTTTATTACGACAAAGGGCGAGGCGACGTCGCTAATATGTTGCGCTATGCCGGAGACGATCTTTCCCATGTCTTGATCGCCGATACCATGAACCACACCAGGCACTGTCGTTATATCGTCAACCCACCAGGCGTCGACGCTGCCGTTCACCAGCATGTAGCTATCGGTGAAGGCGAAGTAGACTTCGATAGTCTGTTCCAGACTCTGCGCGACATGGCGTTCGCCAGCCGTACCTTTAAGGTAGGTGGGGAGTCCATTATCTGTACCTCACTGTTCGGCTACCCGGAGAAAATGAAAGCTCAGGCGGTAGCCACCAGAGAGCGCATCGAAAAAGAGCTTTTGGGTAAATAA
- a CDS encoding gluconokinase has translation MAGKSIILMGVSGSGKSTIGAAVAREIQAKFIDGDDLHPRANIQKMASGHPLNDDDRAPWLQRLNDAAYSLNHKNETGIIVCSALKRRYRDLLRKDNDNMVFVYLKGSFDVIQARLQARAGHFMPTTLLKSQFDALEEPTADEKDVICIDIDTDIDGVVSRCVAALKS, from the coding sequence ATGGCGGGAAAAAGCATCATTCTGATGGGCGTCTCCGGCAGCGGCAAATCCACGATTGGCGCCGCTGTGGCACGAGAAATCCAGGCAAAATTTATTGATGGCGATGATTTGCATCCACGCGCCAACATCCAGAAGATGGCCAGTGGTCATCCCTTGAACGACGATGACCGCGCCCCCTGGCTGCAGCGCCTTAACGACGCGGCATACAGTCTGAACCACAAAAATGAGACCGGGATTATTGTCTGTTCGGCATTAAAACGCCGCTACCGTGATCTGCTGCGTAAAGACAATGACAACATGGTGTTTGTTTATCTGAAGGGAAGCTTCGACGTGATCCAGGCCCGTCTGCAAGCCCGGGCTGGCCACTTTATGCCAACGACTCTGCTGAAGAGTCAGTTTGATGCGCTGGAAGAACCCACCGCCGATGAAAAAGATGTGATTTGTATCGATATCGATACCGATATTGACGGTGTGGTTAGCCGTTGTGTGGCGGCCCTGAAATCATAA
- the iolD gene encoding 3D-(3,5/4)-trihydroxycyclohexane-1,2-dione acylhydrolase (decyclizing) produces the protein MGKIKLTMAQALVRFLDNQYLLVDGVEIKFVKGIFAIFGHGNVLGLGQALEQDCGELVVHQGRNEQGMAHAATGFAKQKLRQQIYACTSSVGPGAANMITAAATATANRIPLLLLPGDVYASRQPDPVLQQIEQFYDLSISTNDAFRAVSKYWDRIVRPEQLMSACINAMRVLTDPAETGAVTLCLPQDVQGEAYAYPDYFFQKRLHRLERRPASEGMLADALALLLHKRKPLVICGGGVKYSQAGQALQQFAEQFHIPFAETQAGKGTVPSAHPYNVGGIGETGCLAANTLARQADLVIGIGTRYTDFTTSSKWLFQNPEVSFLNINVSAFDAGKLDGVQLLADARTAMASLSTPLAQAGYRSGWQDAIRDALSEQQKETSRVYQVTYTGEGFVPEIDDSLDRERVFTEFIEKTGSVLTQSRVLGVLNQHLPQDSIIVAAAGSLPGDLQRVWQNHGEHGYHVEYGYSCMGYEVNAALGVKLAEPQREVYAMVGDGAFMMLHSELVTSIQEGCKINVVLFDNMTNGCINNLQIEHGMDSYTTEFRFRNPKGGKLDGNLVPVNFAMLAAAYGCKTYSITTEQQLIDALADARKQSVSTLLDIKVLPKTMVHKYLSWWRVGGAQVAESEKIVAVARQLQENIDKARDY, from the coding sequence ATGGGTAAGATCAAGTTAACCATGGCGCAAGCGCTTGTCAGGTTTTTAGACAACCAGTATCTGCTGGTAGACGGTGTGGAAATCAAGTTTGTTAAGGGTATTTTTGCCATTTTCGGCCACGGTAATGTACTCGGCCTGGGGCAGGCGCTGGAGCAAGATTGTGGCGAGCTGGTGGTACACCAGGGGCGTAACGAGCAGGGCATGGCGCATGCCGCTACCGGTTTTGCCAAGCAGAAGCTGCGCCAGCAGATTTATGCCTGCACTTCCTCTGTCGGTCCGGGGGCGGCCAATATGATTACCGCCGCAGCGACCGCCACGGCAAACCGGATCCCTTTATTGTTGTTGCCTGGCGATGTGTATGCTTCGCGCCAGCCCGACCCCGTGCTGCAGCAGATTGAACAATTCTACGATCTCAGCATCAGTACCAATGACGCTTTTCGTGCCGTCAGCAAATACTGGGATCGCATTGTGCGTCCGGAGCAACTGATGAGTGCCTGCATCAATGCCATGCGTGTGTTGACCGATCCGGCAGAGACAGGAGCCGTCACGCTCTGCTTGCCACAGGACGTACAGGGCGAAGCCTACGCTTACCCCGACTATTTCTTCCAGAAACGGCTGCACCGTTTGGAACGCCGTCCGGCAAGTGAAGGGATGCTGGCGGATGCATTGGCATTGCTGCTGCACAAGCGCAAGCCATTGGTGATCTGCGGCGGTGGCGTGAAATATTCGCAGGCTGGGCAGGCACTGCAACAGTTTGCCGAACAGTTCCATATTCCGTTTGCAGAAACTCAGGCCGGGAAAGGTACAGTGCCTTCAGCTCACCCTTATAACGTAGGGGGGATTGGCGAAACTGGCTGCCTGGCGGCGAACACCTTGGCCAGACAGGCCGATCTGGTGATTGGTATTGGCACACGCTATACCGACTTCACTACCTCGTCAAAATGGCTGTTCCAGAACCCGGAGGTATCCTTCCTTAACATTAACGTCAGCGCGTTTGACGCGGGCAAACTGGATGGCGTGCAACTATTGGCGGATGCCCGTACGGCAATGGCTTCCCTCAGTACGCCGCTGGCTCAGGCGGGTTATCGTTCCGGCTGGCAAGATGCTATCCGCGATGCGCTCAGTGAACAGCAAAAAGAGACCTCACGTGTCTATCAAGTGACCTATACCGGCGAAGGCTTTGTGCCAGAAATCGATGATAGCCTCGATCGTGAGCGCGTGTTTACCGAATTTATTGAAAAAACCGGTTCCGTGTTAACGCAAAGCCGCGTGTTGGGGGTACTGAATCAGCATTTGCCACAGGACAGCATTATTGTTGCTGCAGCGGGTAGTTTGCCTGGCGATCTGCAGCGTGTTTGGCAAAACCACGGTGAACACGGCTATCACGTTGAATACGGTTACTCCTGCATGGGTTATGAGGTTAATGCCGCGTTAGGTGTCAAGCTTGCGGAGCCGCAGCGTGAAGTGTACGCCATGGTTGGCGATGGTGCGTTCATGATGCTGCATTCTGAACTGGTCACGTCGATTCAGGAAGGCTGCAAAATCAATGTAGTGCTGTTCGACAACATGACCAACGGCTGCATCAATAACCTGCAGATAGAGCACGGCATGGACAGTTATACCACCGAGTTCCGTTTCCGTAACCCGAAGGGCGGCAAACTGGATGGCAACCTTGTCCCGGTCAATTTCGCCATGTTGGCGGCGGCTTACGGCTGCAAAACCTACAGCATTACCACTGAGCAACAGTTGATCGATGCTCTGGCTGATGCACGTAAACAGTCGGTTTCAACGCTGTTGGATATCAAAGTGTTACCGAAAACGATGGTGCACAAGTATCTGAGCTGGTGGCGTGTGGGCGGTGCCCAGGTGGCCGAAAGTGAAAAAATTGTCGCAGTCGCCCGCCAGTTGCAAGAGAACATCGATAAAGCCCGCGACTACTGA
- a CDS encoding MurR/RpiR family transcriptional regulator, which produces MNNPTQLSLLQDEIRRRYETLSKRLKQVARYILDNSNSIAFDTVASIAAQASVPPSTLIRFANAFGFSGFNEMKQVFRQHLMEETVNYTERARLFRQTSTDDSVAPEKPVEILNVFTMVNSQALQQLAMQISAEQLDKAVELLNNADNIYVIGLRRSFSVASYLTYALRHLERRAFLIDGLGGMFTEQLSMVKPKDVVIAISYSPYAKEAVELVELGAKQGAQQIAITDSQVSPLAAFSDVCFVVREAQVDGFRSQVASMCLAQTLAVSLALNNAKDL; this is translated from the coding sequence ATGAACAACCCAACTCAACTTTCGCTGTTACAAGACGAGATCCGTCGCCGTTATGAAACGCTGAGCAAGCGCTTAAAACAGGTGGCCCGTTACATTTTGGATAACAGTAACAGCATTGCTTTCGATACCGTTGCTTCCATCGCCGCACAGGCCAGTGTACCGCCTTCCACCCTGATCCGTTTCGCTAATGCCTTTGGCTTCAGCGGTTTCAACGAAATGAAACAGGTTTTCCGCCAGCATTTGATGGAAGAAACGGTGAACTACACGGAACGCGCACGCCTGTTCCGGCAAACGTCAACCGATGACAGCGTGGCACCGGAAAAACCCGTGGAAATTCTCAATGTGTTCACCATGGTTAATTCCCAGGCGCTGCAACAACTGGCAATGCAGATCAGTGCTGAACAGCTGGATAAGGCAGTAGAGCTGTTGAATAACGCAGATAATATCTACGTGATCGGCCTGCGCCGTTCGTTCAGTGTAGCCTCTTATCTCACCTATGCCCTGCGCCACCTGGAAAGACGCGCCTTCCTGATCGATGGATTGGGTGGCATGTTTACCGAACAACTCAGTATGGTGAAACCTAAAGACGTAGTCATTGCCATCAGCTACTCGCCTTATGCCAAAGAAGCGGTAGAACTGGTTGAATTGGGTGCCAAACAAGGCGCGCAGCAAATCGCCATTACCGACAGTCAGGTCAGCCCGTTGGCCGCCTTCAGTGATGTTTGCTTCGTCGTACGCGAAGCGCAGGTAGATGGCTTCCGCTCGCAGGTCGCCTCCATGTGCCTGGCACAAACGCTAGCAGTGTCGTTGGCATTGAATAACGCCAAAGACCTGTAA